Proteins co-encoded in one Prescottella sp. R16 genomic window:
- a CDS encoding transglycosylase family protein, whose translation MTRFTPKRALGAVAATAALAAVPMALSTGAANAAGHNWDGVAQCESGGNWAINTGNGYYGGLQFSQSTWEAYGGSGSAHNASKAEQIRVAENVLAGQGVGAWPVCGQYLTSGVSDVSEPIAAPAPVAQTPIQQAAGQIAESAPVQALGGSSYVVQLGDTLSQIAANHGVSLANLAAQVQNADLIFPGQTLSL comes from the coding sequence ATGACCCGCTTCACCCCCAAGCGCGCCCTCGGCGCCGTCGCCGCCACCGCCGCCCTCGCCGCCGTTCCGATGGCCCTGAGCACGGGCGCGGCGAACGCTGCCGGCCACAACTGGGACGGCGTCGCACAGTGCGAGAGCGGCGGCAACTGGGCGATCAACACCGGCAACGGCTACTACGGTGGCCTGCAGTTCTCGCAGAGCACCTGGGAGGCCTACGGCGGCTCGGGCAGCGCCCACAACGCCAGCAAGGCCGAGCAGATCCGCGTCGCCGAGAACGTTCTCGCCGGCCAGGGCGTCGGCGCGTGGCCCGTGTGCGGCCAGTACCTCACCTCGGGCGTCTCCGACGTGTCCGAGCCCATCGCCGCGCCCGCCCCCGTCGCGCAGACGCCGATCCAGCAGGCTGCCGGCCAGATCGCCGAGTCGGCGCCCGTCCAGGCGCTCGGCGGCTCCTCCTACGTCGTCCAGCTCGGCGACACCCTGTCGCAGATCGCCGCGAACCACGGTGTGTCGCTGGCGAACCTGGCCGCCCAGGTCCAGAACGCCGACCTGATCTTCCCGGGACAGACCCTGTCCCTCTGA
- a CDS encoding PhzF family phenazine biosynthesis protein: MTIEVSVVRVFTDDDGEHGNPLGIAPADAVPDDADRQALAKHLGFSETVFVTDPADGTAAVRIFTPATELPFAGHPTVGAAWWLREQGHDIAALDTPAGRVDTRVRHGATWVRARPEWAPEFALHPMLHVDDVVHAHPRDYPSGPNYLWAWEDEFEGRIRSRMFAPDLGITEDEATGAAAVRITAHLRRSLLIRQGHGSHIRTVFGDDGWVEVGGLVRPERTIRV, from the coding sequence ATGACGATCGAGGTCTCCGTGGTGCGCGTGTTCACCGACGACGACGGAGAGCACGGCAACCCGCTCGGCATCGCGCCTGCCGATGCGGTGCCGGACGACGCCGACCGGCAGGCACTCGCGAAGCATCTGGGGTTCAGCGAGACGGTGTTCGTCACCGACCCCGCCGACGGCACTGCGGCCGTCCGCATCTTCACGCCGGCCACCGAACTGCCGTTCGCCGGGCACCCGACCGTCGGTGCCGCGTGGTGGCTGCGCGAGCAGGGACACGACATCGCGGCCCTCGACACGCCCGCCGGCCGGGTGGACACCCGCGTCCGGCACGGGGCGACGTGGGTCCGCGCCCGACCGGAGTGGGCACCGGAGTTCGCGTTGCATCCCATGCTGCACGTCGACGACGTCGTCCACGCCCATCCCCGCGACTACCCGTCCGGGCCCAACTATCTGTGGGCGTGGGAGGACGAGTTCGAGGGCCGTATCCGGTCCCGCATGTTCGCGCCCGATCTCGGCATCACGGAGGACGAGGCGACCGGGGCCGCCGCCGTCCGGATCACCGCCCACCTGCGCCGGTCGTTGCTGATCCGACAGGGTCACGGGTCGCACATCCGCACCGTCTTCGGTGACGACGGCTGGGTCGAGGTGGGCGGGCTGGTGCGACCCGAACGGACGATCCGCGTCTGA
- a CDS encoding carboxymuconolactone decarboxylase family protein, whose translation MSIENLKNSLPEYAKDLKLNLSSLARSTELTEQQLWGTFLASAAATKSATVLKEIAEEAADVLSAEAYNAALGAASIMGMNNVSYRAKSFLGDEFAQVRMGLRMNIIGNPGVEKVDFELWSMAVSTINGCHDCTAAHDAVVRKEGLTKEQVWEAVKVAATLSGVAQAIVANEVLANA comes from the coding sequence AACTCGCTGCCCGAGTACGCGAAGGATCTCAAGCTCAACCTCAGCTCGCTGGCCCGTTCGACCGAACTGACCGAGCAGCAGCTGTGGGGCACGTTCCTCGCGTCGGCCGCCGCCACGAAGTCGGCGACCGTGCTGAAGGAGATCGCGGAGGAAGCCGCCGACGTACTGTCGGCGGAGGCCTACAACGCCGCGCTCGGTGCCGCGTCGATCATGGGCATGAACAACGTCTCCTACCGTGCCAAGAGCTTCCTCGGTGACGAGTTCGCTCAGGTGCGGATGGGGCTGCGGATGAACATCATCGGCAACCCGGGCGTGGAGAAGGTCGACTTCGAGCTGTGGTCGATGGCCGTGTCCACGATCAACGGCTGCCACGACTGCACCGCCGCGCACGACGCCGTCGTCCGCAAGGAGGGGCTCACCAAGGAGCAGGTGTGGGAGGCCGTCAAGGTCGCCGCCACCCTCTCCGGTGTCGCCCAGGCGATCGTCGCGAACGAGGTTCTCGCGAACGCCTAG